A genomic stretch from Ictalurus punctatus breed USDA103 chromosome 2, Coco_2.0, whole genome shotgun sequence includes:
- the ndel1b gene encoding nuclear distribution protein nudE-like 1-B, protein MDKEMMPKFTSKDEEIEYWKNLSLKYQKSYNDAQEELQEFQEGSRELEAELEAQLGQAEHRIRDLQAENQRLKSEVDNLKEKLEQQYAQSYKQISMLEDDLGQTRCIKEQLHKYVRELEQANDDLERAKRATITSLEDFEQRLNQAIERNAFLESELDEKESLLVSVQRLKDEARDLRQELAVRERASDSTRMSAPSSPTLDTDKMDTAVQASLSLPATPVGKTIDHPFVNQKVLTTGCGNSPLTPSARISALNIVGDLLRKVGALESKLAACRNFAKDQAARKNYAENGNLINSNATKFSHSLHTTYFDKTTMNGLDPGALSAMTSQRNVSPPGMLPLSV, encoded by the exons TTATAATGATGCCCAGGAGGAGTTGCAGGAGTTCCAGGAAGGCAGCCGGGAGTTGGAGGCAGAGCTGGAGGCTCAGCTCGGCCAGGCAGAGCACCGCATCCGCGACCTGCAGGCTGAAAATCAACGGTTGAAAAGCGAGGTGGATAACCTGAAG GAGAAACTGGAGCAGCAGTATGCACAGAGCTATAAGCAGATCTCTATGCTGGAGGATGACCTGGGCCAGACACGCTGCATTAAGGAGCAGCTGCACAAATATGTCAGGGAACTTGAGCAGGCCAATGATGACCTAGAGAGGGCCAAaag GGCAACAATTACATCTCTGGAGGACTTTGAGCAGCGGTTGAACCAGGCCATAGAGAGAAATGCCTTTCTTGAGAGTGAGCTGGATGAAAAGGAGTCTCTGTTGGTGTCTGTGCAGAGGCTAAAAGACGAGGCCCGGG ACCTAAGGCAGGAGCTGGCTGTGCGGGAAAGAGCTTCAGATTCCACCAGAATGTCGGCGCCCAGCTCTCCAACGTTAGACACGGACAAAATGGACACTGCTGTTCAAGCCTCACTTTCTCTTCCAGCTACACCAGTGGGAAAAACAATAGACCATCCTTTTGTGAATCAGAAAG TGTTGACCACTGGTTGTGGAAACTCTCCACTCACCCCATCTGCGAGGATCTCTGCTCTCAACATTGTTGGTGATCTGCTGCGGAAAGTTGGG GCCCTGGAGTCCAAGCTGGCTGCCTGTAGGAATTTTGCCAAAGATCAGGCAGCAAGGAAAAACTATGCAGAAAATGGGAACCTGATAAATAGCAATGCCACCAagttctctcattctcttcacACAACGTACTTTGATAAAAC AACTATGAATGGCCTGGATCCTGGTGCTCTGAGCGCAATGACATCACAGCGAAATGTCTCTCCTCCCGGCATGCTACCACTCAGCGTGTGA